A genomic stretch from Kribbella jejuensis includes:
- a CDS encoding metal-sensitive transcriptional regulator, producing the protein MADSVGHVHGYSAKKDSHLKRLRRIEGQVRGLQRMVEEDQYCIDILTQVSAATKALQSFSLELLDEHLSHCVVEAAQKGGAEADEKVREASDAIARLVRS; encoded by the coding sequence ATGGCCGACAGTGTTGGGCATGTGCATGGTTACAGCGCCAAGAAGGACAGTCATCTGAAGCGGTTGCGGCGGATCGAGGGGCAGGTTCGGGGGCTGCAGCGGATGGTTGAAGAGGATCAGTACTGCATCGACATCCTGACTCAGGTGTCGGCGGCGACCAAGGCGTTGCAGTCGTTCTCGCTGGAGTTGCTTGACGAGCACCTTTCGCACTGCGTGGTCGAGGCTGCGCAGAAGGGTGGGGCGGAGGCCGACGAGAAGGTCCGCGAGGCGTCCGACGCCATCGCCCGCCTCGTCCGCAGCTGA
- a CDS encoding heavy-metal-associated domain-containing protein has translation MSTTTTYSVAGMTCGHCTSAVTEEISKLAGVQEVKIDLVAGGTSAVHVTSESALDEAAVREAVDEAGYELAAS, from the coding sequence ATGAGCACCACGACGACTTATTCGGTGGCCGGTATGACCTGTGGGCACTGCACTTCGGCGGTGACCGAGGAGATCAGCAAGCTGGCTGGTGTGCAGGAGGTCAAGATCGACCTCGTCGCGGGTGGCACGTCTGCTGTGCACGTGACGAGTGAGTCCGCGCTCGACGAGGCCGCCGTACGCGAGGCCGTCGACGAGGCGGGCTACGAACTGGCGGCGTCGTGA
- a CDS encoding heavy metal translocating P-type ATPase codes for MSQSVELIIGGMTCASCAARVEKKLNRMDGVTATVNYATEKAKVTFPEGVSTDDLVATVEQTGYTAALPTPAVATEAEEPDELKPLRQRLIASITLAVPVIAFGMIPALQFESWQWASLTLAFPVVTWAAWPFHKAAWTNLRHGAATMDTLISLGVVSAFLWSLYALFIGGAGRPGMKMPFTLIPSRGGGAEEIYLEVAAGVTTFILAGRYFEARAKRRSGAALRALLELGAKDVAVLRNGTETRIPADQLVVGDEFVVRPGEKIATDGVIVTGSSAVDASMLTGESVPVEVGEGDAVVGATVNAGGRLVVRASRVGADTQLAQMARLVEDAQNGKAAVQRLADKVSGIFVPIVIGLALATLGFWLGNGSPVEVAFTAAVAVLIIACPCALGLATPTALMVGTGRGAQLGILIKGPEVLESTRRVDTVVLDKTGTVTTGRMELVDVLLAPGQQRSEVLRLAGALEHSSEHPIAQAVARAAAAEGGLPDVEDFGNVEGLGVQGIVDGHAVLVGRTRLLEEWSQHLPDELAHAKEHAEAEGSTAVAVGWDGEARAVLVVADTVKPTSVEAIRQLKSLGLRPVLLTGDNEAVATKVGAEVGIDDVIAEVLPAGKVDAVKQLQDQGRVVAMVGDGVNDAAALAQADLGLSMGTGTDVAIEASDLTLVRGDLRAAADAIRLSRSTLRTIKGNLFWAFAYNVAALPLAAAGLLNPMLAGAAMAFSSVFVVSNSLRLRRFKPLT; via the coding sequence ATGAGCCAGTCCGTTGAGCTCATCATCGGCGGGATGACGTGCGCCTCCTGCGCCGCCCGGGTCGAGAAGAAGCTGAACCGGATGGACGGCGTCACTGCGACTGTCAACTACGCCACTGAGAAGGCGAAGGTGACGTTCCCGGAGGGTGTCTCGACCGACGACCTGGTCGCCACCGTCGAGCAAACCGGTTACACCGCGGCTCTGCCGACGCCGGCCGTCGCCACGGAGGCCGAGGAGCCGGACGAGCTGAAACCGCTGCGGCAGCGGCTGATCGCGAGCATCACGCTCGCGGTGCCGGTGATCGCGTTCGGGATGATCCCGGCGCTGCAGTTCGAGTCGTGGCAGTGGGCGTCGCTGACGCTGGCGTTCCCGGTGGTGACGTGGGCGGCCTGGCCGTTCCACAAGGCCGCCTGGACGAACCTGCGGCACGGCGCCGCCACGATGGACACGCTGATCTCGCTGGGCGTGGTGAGCGCGTTCCTCTGGTCGCTGTACGCGCTGTTCATCGGCGGCGCCGGCCGGCCCGGGATGAAGATGCCGTTCACGCTGATCCCGTCCCGGGGCGGCGGCGCCGAAGAGATCTACCTCGAGGTGGCGGCCGGTGTCACCACGTTCATCCTCGCCGGCCGGTACTTCGAGGCACGCGCCAAGCGCCGCTCGGGCGCCGCGCTGCGCGCCTTGCTGGAGCTCGGCGCGAAGGACGTCGCCGTACTGCGGAACGGTACCGAGACCCGGATCCCCGCCGATCAGCTCGTCGTGGGTGACGAGTTCGTCGTCCGGCCCGGCGAGAAGATCGCCACCGACGGCGTGATCGTGACCGGCAGCAGTGCCGTCGACGCGTCGATGCTGACCGGTGAGTCCGTACCGGTCGAGGTCGGCGAAGGCGACGCGGTCGTTGGTGCGACCGTCAATGCCGGCGGCCGGCTGGTGGTCCGGGCGAGCCGGGTCGGCGCGGACACGCAGCTCGCGCAGATGGCCCGCCTGGTCGAGGACGCGCAGAACGGGAAGGCCGCCGTCCAACGGCTCGCCGACAAGGTGTCCGGCATCTTCGTACCGATCGTGATCGGCCTAGCGCTGGCCACGCTCGGGTTCTGGCTGGGCAACGGTTCGCCGGTGGAGGTCGCGTTCACGGCCGCGGTCGCCGTACTGATCATCGCCTGCCCGTGTGCGCTGGGCCTGGCCACGCCGACGGCCTTGATGGTCGGTACCGGCCGGGGCGCACAGCTCGGCATCCTGATCAAGGGGCCGGAGGTGCTGGAGTCCACGCGGCGGGTCGACACCGTCGTACTCGACAAGACGGGCACGGTCACCACGGGCCGGATGGAGTTGGTCGACGTACTGCTGGCGCCCGGTCAGCAGCGTTCCGAGGTACTGCGGTTGGCGGGCGCGCTCGAGCATTCGAGTGAGCACCCGATCGCGCAGGCCGTGGCGCGGGCCGCTGCGGCCGAGGGCGGGCTGCCCGACGTCGAGGACTTCGGGAACGTCGAGGGCCTTGGTGTGCAAGGGATCGTCGACGGGCACGCGGTACTCGTCGGGCGCACGCGGTTGCTGGAGGAGTGGAGCCAGCACCTGCCGGACGAACTGGCGCATGCGAAGGAGCACGCGGAGGCCGAGGGCAGTACGGCGGTCGCCGTCGGCTGGGACGGCGAAGCACGAGCCGTACTGGTGGTCGCGGACACCGTGAAACCGACGTCCGTCGAGGCGATCCGGCAACTCAAGTCCCTCGGGCTGCGGCCGGTGCTGTTGACCGGTGACAACGAGGCCGTCGCGACGAAGGTCGGCGCCGAGGTCGGCATCGACGACGTGATCGCCGAGGTGCTGCCGGCCGGCAAGGTCGACGCGGTGAAGCAACTGCAGGACCAGGGCCGGGTCGTCGCGATGGTCGGCGACGGCGTGAACGACGCGGCCGCCCTCGCCCAGGCCGACCTCGGGCTGAGCATGGGTACCGGTACCGACGTCGCAATCGAGGCGAGCGACCTGACCCTGGTACGCGGTGACCTGCGGGCGGCTGCGGACGCCATCCGGCTCTCCCGCAGCACGCTCCGCACGATCAAGGGCAACCTGTTCTGGGCCTTCGCCTACAACGTGGCCGCCCTACCGCTGGCCGCCGCCGGCCTGCTCAACCCGATGCTGGCCGGCGCCGCGATGGCGTTCAGCTCGGTCTTCGTAGTCTCGAACAGCCTGCGGCTACGGCGGTTCAAGCCGCTCACCTGA
- the snpA gene encoding snapalysin: MSHRRFLASLAGLAAAALAVPAFAASPSTATPAANVSSVSTAASRAAYVGSPQDEAATKAFYDAVMKSARAKMAKQSAKGQKVTAVTVTYAVDAPTFASQISSSTQIWNSSVSNVKLVEGSNYDFYYTEGNDSRGSYASTDGHGSGYVFIDYTQAQQYNKTRIVAHETGHVLGLPDHYSGPCSELMSGGGPGPSCTNAYPNSTERSRVNSLWSNGFTTTPFHIAK; this comes from the coding sequence ATGTCGCATCGCCGTTTCCTCGCCAGTCTCGCGGGGCTCGCCGCCGCCGCACTGGCCGTACCCGCGTTCGCAGCGTCCCCCTCGACTGCAACGCCGGCCGCCAACGTGTCCAGCGTCTCGACCGCCGCCAGCCGTGCGGCGTACGTCGGTTCACCGCAGGACGAAGCCGCCACCAAGGCGTTCTACGACGCCGTGATGAAATCCGCCCGCGCCAAGATGGCCAAGCAGTCCGCGAAAGGCCAGAAGGTCACCGCCGTGACCGTGACGTACGCCGTCGACGCGCCGACGTTCGCGTCCCAGATCTCCTCGAGTACGCAGATCTGGAACTCGTCGGTGAGCAACGTGAAGCTCGTCGAGGGCAGCAACTACGACTTCTACTACACCGAGGGCAACGACTCCCGCGGCTCGTACGCGTCGACCGACGGCCACGGCAGCGGGTACGTCTTCATCGACTACACGCAGGCCCAGCAGTACAACAAGACCCGGATCGTCGCCCACGAGACAGGCCACGTCCTGGGCCTCCCCGACCACTACTCCGGCCCCTGCTCCGAACTCATGTCCGGCGGCGGCCCCGGCCCCTCCTGCACCAACGCCTACCCCAACTCCACCGAACGCTCCAGAGTCAACTCCCTCTGGTCCAACGGCTTCACGACCACCCCGTTCCACATCGCCAAGTAG
- a CDS encoding glycosyltransferase family 2 protein: protein MGTTMRLSLVVPCYNEVEVISRFHQALSRELAGTGRSYEVVYVDDGSSDGTLDALVGLAATDESVRYLSFSRNFGKEAAMLAGLRYATGDAVVIMDADLQHPPELIGRMLEEYERGFDQVIARRNRTGDPATRTLFSRAYYWLINKWADVELMDGVGDFRLLSRRAVDGLLELNEYNRFSKGLFAWIGFESILFEYDNVKAPADRKSRWTFRRLLEYGLDGLLSFNNKPLRAAIYVGLLLTAVAAGYAVWVLVAAIVHGVDMPGYVTLIAAITGLGGLQMVMLGLIGEYIGRIYYETKQRPHYLLKQSNMDPADRLQRPPAPDGRATRGR from the coding sequence ATGGGGACGACGATGCGGTTGAGTCTGGTGGTGCCGTGTTACAACGAGGTCGAGGTGATCTCCCGGTTCCATCAGGCACTGAGCCGGGAGCTGGCCGGGACCGGCCGTTCGTACGAGGTCGTCTACGTCGACGACGGTAGTTCTGATGGGACGCTCGACGCGCTCGTCGGGTTGGCAGCTACCGACGAGTCGGTGAGATACCTCTCGTTCAGCCGGAACTTCGGCAAGGAGGCCGCGATGCTCGCCGGCCTGCGGTACGCGACCGGCGACGCCGTGGTGATCATGGACGCCGACCTGCAGCACCCGCCGGAGCTGATCGGCCGGATGCTCGAGGAGTACGAGCGCGGCTTCGACCAGGTGATTGCCCGCCGCAACCGCACCGGTGACCCGGCCACCCGGACGCTGTTCTCGCGGGCGTACTACTGGCTGATCAACAAGTGGGCCGACGTCGAGTTGATGGACGGCGTCGGTGACTTCCGGTTGCTGTCCCGGCGCGCGGTCGACGGCCTGCTCGAGCTGAACGAGTACAACCGGTTCTCGAAGGGCCTGTTCGCCTGGATCGGGTTCGAGTCGATCCTGTTCGAGTACGACAACGTCAAGGCGCCGGCGGACCGGAAGAGCCGGTGGACGTTCCGGCGGCTGCTCGAGTACGGGCTGGACGGGCTGCTGTCGTTCAACAACAAGCCGCTGCGGGCCGCGATCTACGTCGGTCTGCTGCTCACCGCGGTCGCCGCCGGGTACGCCGTCTGGGTACTGGTGGCCGCGATCGTGCACGGCGTGGACATGCCGGGGTACGTCACGCTCATCGCCGCGATCACCGGGCTCGGCGGCCTGCAGATGGTGATGCTCGGCCTGATCGGCGAGTACATCGGCCGGATCTACTACGAGACCAAGCAGCGCCCGCACTACCTGCTCAAACAGTCCAACATGGATCCCGCCGACAGGCTGCAAAGGCCACCGGCCCCGGATGGACGAGCCACCCGAGGCCGGTAG
- the soxR gene encoding redox-sensitive transcriptional activator SoxR has translation MSDENVPSKEHWLSIGEIAQRSGVAASALRFYEDQGLITSRRTAGNQRQYQRSTLRRIAFVQAAQRVGLALAEIKQALDSLPEDRTPTRADWSKLSKSWRSRLDERISELERLRDDLDSCIGCGCLSLQRCNLYNKDDRLSTRGPGARLLNVGIPGEA, from the coding sequence ATGTCGGACGAGAACGTCCCGAGCAAGGAGCACTGGCTCTCGATCGGGGAGATCGCGCAGCGGTCCGGGGTGGCCGCGTCGGCGTTGCGGTTCTACGAGGACCAGGGCCTGATCACGTCCCGCCGTACCGCCGGGAACCAGCGGCAGTACCAGCGCAGCACGTTGCGCCGGATCGCGTTCGTGCAGGCGGCCCAGCGGGTCGGGCTCGCACTGGCCGAGATCAAGCAGGCCCTCGACTCGCTCCCCGAGGACCGGACACCGACCCGCGCGGACTGGAGCAAGCTGTCGAAGTCGTGGCGGAGCCGTCTCGACGAGCGGATCTCCGAGCTCGAGCGCCTCCGCGACGACCTCGACTCCTGTATCGGGTGCGGCTGCCTGAGCCTGCAGCGCTGCAACCTCTACAACAAGGACGACCGGCTCTCGACCCGCGGCCCCGGCGCTCGCCTCCTCAACGTCGGCATCCCCGGCGAGGCCTGA
- a CDS encoding Abi family protein: MAVLRRVNYYRLSGYWYPFRKLTADGRQDDFYPGTRLSDVVALYDFDARLRAATFAALSPIELAIRALLGHELGRVDPCAHLDRSKLGPTARSERYDRWLAGYEFELQQSREDFVAHHHEKYGGRLPVWAAVELLDWGSLTYLYGFATRGVQDRVADVCGLSAPQLTSWLKALNLLRNTCAHHGRLFNRVHTITPKLPKLGRHPNLDAVATEWHRTFGLLTLVQFLLNQLEVGRKALLPAVLKSFPSVQAVPIAHMGAPSDWHYKSPLWDASA; this comes from the coding sequence ATGGCCGTCCTGCGCCGCGTCAACTACTACCGCTTGAGCGGCTACTGGTATCCATTTCGCAAGCTGACCGCCGACGGTCGCCAGGACGACTTCTATCCCGGCACCCGGTTGAGCGATGTGGTTGCGCTATACGACTTCGATGCAAGGCTGCGCGCAGCCACTTTTGCGGCGCTCAGCCCGATCGAGCTCGCAATCCGCGCGCTCCTCGGGCACGAGTTGGGGCGCGTCGATCCGTGCGCGCATCTTGACCGCAGCAAGCTCGGGCCGACCGCGAGGAGTGAGCGATACGATCGCTGGCTCGCGGGGTACGAGTTCGAGCTGCAGCAGTCGCGCGAGGACTTCGTCGCACACCATCACGAGAAGTACGGCGGACGCCTTCCGGTCTGGGCCGCGGTCGAGCTTCTCGACTGGGGAAGCCTGACATACCTGTACGGCTTCGCGACTCGCGGCGTTCAGGACCGGGTCGCCGACGTATGCGGGCTGAGCGCGCCGCAGCTGACAAGCTGGCTCAAGGCACTGAACCTCCTGCGGAACACGTGCGCGCACCACGGCCGCCTCTTCAACCGCGTTCACACGATCACACCCAAGCTGCCCAAGCTGGGAAGGCACCCGAACCTCGATGCGGTGGCGACCGAGTGGCACCGCACGTTTGGCTTGCTGACGTTGGTCCAGTTCCTTCTCAACCAGCTCGAGGTGGGACGGAAGGCCCTCCTGCCCGCCGTGCTGAAGAGCTTTCCGTCCGTCCAGGCGGTCCCCATCGCGCATATGGGTGCGCCCAGCGACTGGCATTACAAAAGCCCGCTTTGGGACGCCTCAGCCTGA
- a CDS encoding ABC transporter ATP-binding protein, whose amino-acid sequence MATVSFKSATRIYPGGDTPAVDKLNLEIEDGEFMVLVGPSGCGKSTSLRMLAGLEEVNEGSIYIGDRDVTHRPPKERDIAMVFQNYALYPHMSVADNMGFALKMQGVSKEDRAKRVGEAAKLLGLEEYLDRKPKALSGGQRQRVAMGRAIVRNPQVFLMDEPLSNLDAKLRVQTRTQIAELQQRLGVTTVYVTHDQVEAMTMGDRVAVLKDGLLQQVDTPLNLYDNPKNKFVAGFIGSPAMNLITANIAEGGAQVGDYTIPIARDVLAKAGSDKTLTVGVRPEAFKVADEGLPVKVAVVEELGADAYLYGTSEHDGETQQIVARIDARMPVEKGSTVRLAAVPEKLHLFSTSTEERLTA is encoded by the coding sequence ATGGCTACTGTGTCATTCAAGTCGGCAACCCGGATCTACCCAGGTGGCGACACCCCCGCCGTCGACAAGCTCAACCTCGAGATCGAGGACGGCGAGTTCATGGTCCTCGTCGGCCCGTCAGGTTGTGGTAAGTCGACCTCGCTGCGGATGCTCGCCGGCCTCGAAGAGGTCAACGAGGGTTCGATCTACATCGGCGACCGCGACGTCACGCACCGTCCGCCGAAGGAGCGGGACATCGCAATGGTGTTCCAGAACTACGCGCTCTACCCGCACATGTCGGTCGCGGACAACATGGGCTTCGCGCTGAAGATGCAGGGTGTCTCCAAAGAGGACCGGGCCAAGCGTGTCGGCGAGGCCGCCAAGCTGCTCGGCCTGGAGGAGTACCTCGACCGCAAGCCGAAGGCGCTGTCCGGTGGTCAGCGTCAGCGCGTCGCGATGGGCCGCGCGATCGTCCGTAACCCGCAGGTCTTCCTGATGGACGAGCCGCTGTCGAACCTCGACGCCAAGCTGCGGGTGCAGACCCGTACGCAGATCGCCGAGCTGCAGCAGCGTCTCGGTGTCACGACCGTGTACGTCACGCACGACCAGGTCGAGGCCATGACGATGGGTGACCGGGTCGCGGTCCTCAAGGACGGTCTGCTCCAGCAGGTCGACACCCCGCTGAACCTGTACGACAACCCGAAGAACAAGTTCGTCGCGGGCTTCATCGGTTCGCCGGCGATGAACCTGATCACCGCCAACATCGCCGAGGGTGGCGCCCAGGTCGGTGACTACACGATCCCGATCGCCCGCGACGTACTGGCCAAGGCCGGTAGCGACAAGACCCTGACCGTCGGTGTTCGCCCGGAGGCCTTCAAGGTCGCCGACGAGGGCCTGCCGGTGAAGGTCGCCGTGGTCGAGGAGCTCGGCGCGGACGCGTACCTGTACGGCACCTCGGAGCACGACGGCGAGACGCAGCAGATCGTTGCTCGCATCGACGCCCGGATGCCGGTCGAGAAGGGCTCCACGGTCCGCCTCGCGGCGGTGCCGGAGAAGCTGCACCTGTTCTCGACCTCCACCGAGGAGCGGCTCACCGCCTGA
- a CDS encoding YfhO family protein → MVSEDAVEGQSGRGRSALLPAGVAAVVVAAVFVASGIIRGTYPFGSLSRSTNDLGTQYIPFFAHLWDVLHGQGQGDLLFNWQSAFGVGFLADYGVDLGSPLSLLVGLFPRDKVDLAVFVITTLKLSLAAAAMAAALLKMRPGPRWVAAILGVSYGVCGWALDDGSYVPMWLDGLIALPMFFLVAEWSLRRTNRLLSVLMVAVFWLSNFYTAYMATFAGGIYLLARVLSSDLSWSWRLRSLVRHGVSFALGMALVAPILLPIILANRAATPSPSGIFHPSAIDLFLSRLLPITEGVGKTASLYVGTIALLLALTMPFNKYVPWRPKVIWVITIVGVALSFRWAPTQEFWHAFDTPNGSQYREAFVLCGLLVAVAWVSVAHKLPGPIALLGGGALLALIAVLSDGSPLLKEHWKPVLTASGAATLVAFGIIWLLRRKPGPRRLPVAAAFAVLLAVVALETTWTAVVTDEYRSKVLSTSADPWNAARTKQSDAVRQAEDWPKYRTDPGTSVTPNDPMLLGGQGAGLYSSLLPHSVNQMMTTLGFGWSGYGRASRTLDNPVTDAIFSIGARMELVGNGIPQISHATVPPLVTVRRRLDPAVLASTNTPNPYAAQERLLGSTVYQVPPYKGTRLATGDVKLVARCAPTSMAYLYMPRVGGRARLTGGDWHELSSTRRPGINTSSAMVELGTVPSTGVVQIEVNFGEDPQGIPAHNAIGCLSPVALEKAVTGLIATGATDVKVGGHSIHATLPADSKGWAIVAVPKIDGWTCKAGGKSQVPSDFGGLMAVPLTGTTNHVDCTFIPPGLRRGLAIAAAAAVLTLGIATVGAVRRRRQ, encoded by the coding sequence ATGGTTTCCGAGGACGCTGTCGAAGGACAGAGCGGGCGGGGGCGATCAGCCCTCCTGCCCGCCGGCGTCGCCGCTGTGGTGGTGGCGGCGGTGTTCGTCGCCTCCGGAATCATCCGCGGTACCTATCCCTTCGGTTCGCTGTCCCGCAGTACCAACGATCTTGGCACGCAGTACATCCCCTTCTTCGCCCACCTCTGGGACGTCCTGCACGGCCAGGGCCAGGGCGACCTGCTGTTCAACTGGCAGAGCGCCTTCGGCGTCGGCTTCCTCGCCGACTACGGCGTCGACCTCGGTAGCCCACTGTCCCTGCTGGTCGGCCTGTTCCCGCGGGACAAGGTCGACCTCGCCGTCTTCGTCATCACCACTCTCAAGCTGAGCCTCGCCGCGGCCGCGATGGCCGCCGCACTACTCAAGATGCGTCCCGGCCCCCGCTGGGTTGCGGCGATCCTCGGTGTTTCGTACGGCGTCTGCGGCTGGGCGCTCGACGACGGATCCTACGTGCCGATGTGGCTGGACGGCCTGATCGCCCTGCCGATGTTCTTCCTGGTCGCGGAGTGGTCACTGCGCCGGACGAACCGGCTGCTGAGCGTGCTGATGGTCGCCGTCTTCTGGCTGTCCAACTTCTACACCGCCTACATGGCAACGTTCGCGGGGGGGATCTACCTACTCGCCCGGGTGCTGAGCAGCGACCTGAGCTGGTCGTGGCGGCTCCGGTCGCTCGTCCGGCACGGGGTCTCGTTCGCGCTCGGCATGGCCTTGGTGGCGCCCATCCTGCTACCGATCATCCTGGCGAACCGCGCCGCAACGCCGTCCCCGTCCGGGATCTTCCACCCGTCGGCGATCGACCTGTTCCTGTCCCGGCTGCTGCCGATCACCGAGGGCGTCGGCAAGACCGCGAGCCTGTACGTCGGCACGATCGCGCTGCTGCTCGCGCTGACGATGCCGTTCAACAAGTACGTCCCATGGCGCCCGAAGGTGATCTGGGTGATCACGATCGTCGGCGTCGCACTGTCGTTCCGGTGGGCGCCGACGCAGGAGTTCTGGCACGCGTTCGACACGCCGAACGGCAGCCAGTACCGCGAGGCGTTCGTGCTCTGCGGCCTGCTCGTCGCGGTCGCGTGGGTCTCGGTCGCGCACAAGCTGCCCGGTCCAATCGCGCTGCTCGGCGGCGGCGCACTGCTCGCGCTGATCGCCGTACTGTCCGACGGCAGCCCGTTGCTGAAGGAGCACTGGAAGCCGGTGCTGACCGCTTCCGGAGCGGCGACTTTGGTTGCGTTCGGCATCATTTGGCTGCTGCGGCGCAAGCCCGGTCCGCGGCGGCTGCCGGTGGCGGCGGCGTTCGCCGTACTGCTCGCGGTGGTCGCACTCGAGACCACTTGGACCGCGGTCGTCACCGACGAGTACCGCAGCAAGGTGCTCAGTACGTCGGCGGATCCGTGGAACGCGGCGCGGACGAAGCAGTCCGACGCGGTTCGGCAGGCGGAGGACTGGCCGAAGTACCGGACCGATCCAGGCACGTCGGTGACGCCGAACGACCCGATGCTCCTCGGCGGTCAGGGCGCGGGCTTGTACAGCAGTCTGCTGCCGCACTCGGTGAACCAGATGATGACCACGCTCGGCTTCGGCTGGTCCGGGTACGGGCGCGCCTCGCGGACGCTCGACAACCCGGTCACCGACGCGATCTTCTCGATCGGCGCCCGGATGGAACTGGTCGGCAACGGCATCCCGCAGATCTCACATGCCACCGTCCCACCGCTCGTCACGGTCCGCCGGCGGCTTGACCCGGCGGTCTTGGCGAGCACGAACACACCGAACCCGTACGCCGCGCAGGAGCGGCTGCTCGGCTCGACCGTGTACCAGGTCCCGCCGTACAAGGGCACGCGGTTGGCGACCGGTGACGTGAAGCTGGTCGCAAGGTGCGCGCCGACGAGCATGGCGTACCTGTACATGCCCCGCGTCGGCGGCCGCGCCCGACTGACCGGCGGCGACTGGCACGAACTCAGCTCGACCCGTCGGCCCGGCATCAACACCAGCAGCGCGATGGTCGAACTCGGCACCGTACCGAGCACCGGGGTGGTACAGATCGAGGTCAACTTCGGCGAGGACCCCCAGGGCATCCCGGCCCACAACGCGATCGGCTGCCTGAGCCCCGTGGCTCTGGAGAAGGCTGTGACTGGCCTAATCGCGACCGGCGCGACCGACGTGAAGGTCGGCGGCCACTCGATCCACGCCACGTTGCCCGCGGACAGCAAGGGCTGGGCGATCGTCGCCGTCCCGAAGATCGACGGCTGGACCTGCAAAGCCGGCGGCAAATCCCAGGTCCCCAGCGACTTCGGCGGCCTGATGGCCGTCCCTCTCACCGGCACCACAAACCACGTCGACTGCACCTTCATCCCCCCAGGCCTCCGCCGAGGCCTAGCAATCGCCGCCGCAGCCGCGGTGCTCACACTAGGAATCGCTACTGTCGGCGCCGTACGCCGCCGCCGCCAGTAG
- a CDS encoding LacI family DNA-binding transcriptional regulator: MGGRARLADIAAKAGVSEATVSRVLNGKPGVAEDTKQSVLTALDVLGFERPARLRRRSAGLIGLVMPELMNPIFPAFAQVIESALSQRGYTPVLCTQTPSGATEEEYVEMLLERGVSGIIFVSGLHADTGADHERYQALVERHLPVVFVNGWLPSVEAPFVSSDEYAAMELAVSHLVALGHRRIGFASGPERFIVVQRKLAGYRTSMKAQLGLSDQDLDPMVALSMFGVEGGEAAGRQLLDAGVTAVVCGSDMMALGVIRAARQRGLTVPGDISVVGYDDAPMMEFTDPPMTTIRQPVQAMGLAAVQSLLEEVRGHTTPHTEFLFRPELVVRSSTGPTR, from the coding sequence GTGGGTGGACGGGCACGGCTGGCGGACATCGCCGCCAAGGCGGGGGTCAGTGAGGCGACGGTCTCGCGGGTGCTGAACGGGAAGCCGGGGGTCGCCGAGGACACGAAACAGTCCGTGCTGACCGCTCTCGACGTACTCGGGTTCGAACGGCCGGCCCGGTTGCGGCGGCGGTCCGCCGGGCTGATCGGGCTGGTGATGCCGGAGTTGATGAACCCGATCTTCCCGGCGTTCGCGCAGGTGATCGAGTCGGCGCTGTCGCAGCGCGGGTACACGCCGGTGCTGTGCACCCAGACGCCGTCGGGCGCGACCGAGGAGGAGTACGTCGAGATGCTGCTCGAGCGCGGCGTCTCCGGAATCATCTTCGTCTCCGGTCTGCACGCCGACACCGGCGCGGACCACGAGCGGTACCAGGCGCTGGTCGAACGGCATCTCCCGGTCGTCTTCGTGAACGGCTGGCTGCCGTCGGTCGAGGCGCCGTTCGTGTCGTCGGACGAGTACGCGGCGATGGAACTCGCGGTGTCGCACCTGGTTGCGCTCGGCCACCGCCGGATCGGGTTCGCGTCCGGACCGGAACGTTTCATCGTGGTCCAGCGCAAGCTGGCCGGGTATCGGACCTCGATGAAGGCGCAGCTCGGCCTGTCCGACCAGGACCTGGACCCGATGGTCGCGCTGAGCATGTTCGGCGTGGAGGGCGGCGAAGCAGCCGGCCGCCAACTCCTCGACGCCGGCGTCACCGCCGTTGTGTGCGGCTCCGACATGATGGCGCTGGGCGTGATCCGAGCCGCCCGCCAGCGCGGCCTGACTGTGCCGGGCGACATCTCGGTGGTCGGCTACGACGACGCCCCGATGATGGAGTTCACCGACCCACCCATGACCACCATCCGCCAACCGGTCCAGGCGATGGGCCTCGCCGCAGTCCAGTCCCTACTGGAGGAGGTCCGCGGCCACACCACCCCCCACACCGAATTCCTCTTCCGCCCCGAACTAGTAGTCCGATCATCCACCGGCCCGACCCGCTAG